One Aegilops tauschii subsp. strangulata cultivar AL8/78 chromosome 7, Aet v6.0, whole genome shotgun sequence genomic window carries:
- the LOC123495133 gene encoding uncharacterized protein produces the protein MLEPYDLIRLAIEHHAGHPSFHFAATTGCVALLVLDSHDEREVTMAHFPAKYAGIEITLLRPEETDNRATTRYDRLVELEAKNYPLELWHPNGANFVFGHFGVLCCVDNNYLNAGDFTVMWAFLRVEGDHVTPDGCILRLPPAQVVDVKLRVVKTWAIFDDQPVPLDADGDDELPSQPHVHAAWRWNRGHIGPCPGLHGVDAMPPPSPREPSPPPPAAQPLHARANFLQPLVGGPLLPPAAVHDDETGLDDHLAGDADDSFSPAVEVSNSFSLLALDKGECSQLSGTASAALNSDDHEATVRRIQGAGKRATDAAKLRRSRRLAEKEGGQFVDMTTKAMRAKARRFDLQQATAELVVALDESGLTSTPDEPVHDAASLAQIALICGAEQQELDEVSSPTP, from the exons ATGCTCGAGCCGTACGACCTCATCCGCCTCGCCATCGAGCACCATGCCGGCCACCCCTCCTTCCACTTCGCAGCCACCACCGGCTGTGTGGCCCTTCTCGTCCTTGACTCCCACGATGAACGCGAGGTGACCATGGCGCACTTCCCCGCCAAGTACGCCGGCATCGAGATCACCCTCCTCCGTCCCGAAGAAACCGACAACCGCGCCACCACCCGCTACGACCGCCTGGTCGAGCTCGAGGCCAAGAATTACCCCCTCGAGCTTTGGCACCCAAACGGCGCGAACTTTGTGTTCGGCCACTTTGGGGTGCTTTGCTGCGTCGACAACAACTACCTCAACGCCGGAGACTTCACGGTGATGTGGGCCTTCCTCCGCGTGGAAGGCGACCACGTCACGCCGGATGGATGCATCCTCCGTCTTCCGCCCGCTCAAGTCGTCGACGTCAAGCTCCGGGTTGTCAAAACCTGGGCGATCTTCGACGACCAACCGGTCCCCCTTGATGCCGACGGCGACGACGAACTCCCTAGCCAGCCACATGTCCACGCCGCCTGGCGTTGGAACCGCGGTCACATCGGCCCCTGCCCCGGTCTGCATGGTGTCGACGCCATGCCACCCCCATCGCCTCGCGAGCCATCACCACCACCCCCCGCTGCCCAGCCTCTGCACGCTCGAGCCAACTTCCTCCAGCCTCTCGTCGGTGGGCCGCTGCTGCCTCCTGCTGCGGTGCACGACGACGAGACCGGCCTTGACGACCACCTGGCCGGCGACGCTGACGACTCCTTCTCACCCGCTGTGGAGGTGTCCAACTCTTTCTCCTTGTTAGCCCTTGACAAAGGAGAATGCTCTCAACTCTCCG GCACGGCATCTGCTGCGCTCAACTCTGACGACCACGAGGCCACCGTACGCCGCATCCAGGGCGCTGGCAAGAGGGCTACCGATGCTGCGAAGCTTCGTAGGAGTCGTCGCCTCGCCGAGAAGGAAGGGGGCCAGTTCGTAGACATGACAACCAAGGCCATGCGCGCGAAGGCTCGCCGTTTCGACCTACAGCAGGCCACGGCCGAGCTCGTCGTGGCCCTCGACGAGTCCGGCCTCACCAGCACGCCGGACGAGCCGGTGCACGATGCTGCATCCCTAGCCCAGATTGCGCTCATTTGCGGTGCTGAGCAGCAGGAGCTCGATGAGGTGTCCTCCCCGACGCCGTGA